The Rhodococcus sp. X156 genome window below encodes:
- the rpsB gene encoding 30S ribosomal protein S2 produces the protein MAVVTMKQLLDSGAHFGHQTRRWNPKMKRFIFTDRNGIYIIDLQQTLVFIDQAFEFVKETVSHGGTLMFIGTKKQAQESIAEQATRVGMPYVNQRWLGGMLTNFQTVHKRLQRLKELESMEQTGGFEGRTKKEILMLTREMTKLARTLGGIRDMSKVPSAVWIVDTNKEHLAVAEARKLKIPVVAILDTNCDPDLVDYPIPGNDDAIRSAALLTKVIATAVAEGLQARAGRSGDGDAKPEGGVAEPLAEWEQELLAQSATAAAATEVVAEAAAETPAAETAVTEVVEQVAEIPETAAAESAIGGAPVSETDAPADNS, from the coding sequence ATGGCAGTCGTCACCATGAAGCAGCTGCTCGACAGCGGCGCACACTTCGGGCACCAGACCCGACGCTGGAACCCCAAGATGAAGCGGTTCATCTTCACCGACCGCAACGGCATCTACATCATCGACCTGCAGCAGACGCTGGTCTTCATCGACCAGGCGTTCGAGTTCGTCAAGGAGACCGTCTCGCACGGCGGCACCCTGATGTTCATCGGCACCAAGAAGCAGGCGCAGGAGTCCATCGCCGAGCAGGCGACCCGCGTCGGCATGCCCTACGTGAACCAGCGCTGGCTGGGCGGCATGCTCACCAACTTCCAGACCGTGCACAAGCGCCTGCAGCGACTCAAGGAGCTTGAGTCGATGGAGCAGACCGGTGGCTTCGAGGGTCGCACCAAGAAGGAAATCCTCATGCTCACGCGTGAGATGACCAAGCTGGCGCGCACCCTCGGTGGTATCCGCGACATGTCCAAGGTTCCGAGCGCGGTGTGGATCGTCGACACCAACAAGGAGCACCTGGCCGTCGCCGAGGCCCGCAAGCTGAAGATCCCGGTCGTCGCGATCCTGGACACCAACTGCGACCCCGACCTCGTCGACTACCCGATCCCGGGCAACGACGACGCGATCCGCTCCGCCGCCCTGCTGACCAAGGTCATCGCCACCGCGGTGGCCGAGGGCCTGCAGGCCCGGGCCGGACGCAGCGGCGACGGTGACGCCAAGCCCGAGGGTGGCGTCGCCGAGCCGCTGGCGGAGTGGGAGCAGGAGCTGCTCGCGCAGTCCGCCACCGCCGCCGCGGCCACCGAGGTCGTCGCCGAGGCTGCTGCGGAGACCCCCGCCGCCGAGACCGCGGTCACCGAGGTCGTCGAGCAGGTCGCGGAGATCCCCGAGACCGCTGCGGCCGAGTCCGCCATCGGCGGTGCGCCGGTCTCCGAGACCGACGCCCCCGCGGACAACTCCTGA
- the tsf gene encoding translation elongation factor Ts: MANYTAADVKRLRELTGSGMMDCKNALTDSEGDFDKAVELLRIKGAKDVGKRAERATANGLVAAADGVMVELNCETDFVAKNAEFQELADRVVTAAAAGKTSDVAALNLQAVDGATTVADLVAQFSAKIGEKLEIRRVVSYDGPVAVYLHKRSADLPPAVGVLVEYTGDSEEAAQAAHGAAMQVAAMRPRYVTRDEVPEDIVAAERRIAEETAREEGKPEQAMPKIIEGRVNGFFKDTVLLEQASVQESKKTVKAVLDAAGATITRFSRFEVGQA; the protein is encoded by the coding sequence ATGGCGAACTACACCGCCGCGGACGTCAAGCGACTCCGCGAACTGACCGGGTCCGGAATGATGGACTGCAAGAACGCGCTCACCGACAGCGAGGGTGACTTCGACAAGGCCGTCGAGCTGCTGCGCATCAAGGGCGCCAAGGACGTGGGCAAGCGGGCCGAGCGGGCCACCGCCAACGGCCTCGTCGCCGCGGCCGACGGCGTCATGGTCGAGCTCAACTGCGAGACCGACTTCGTCGCCAAGAACGCCGAGTTCCAGGAGCTGGCCGACCGCGTGGTCACCGCTGCCGCTGCCGGCAAGACCTCCGACGTCGCGGCCCTGAACCTGCAGGCCGTGGACGGTGCCACCACCGTGGCCGACCTGGTCGCGCAGTTCTCCGCCAAGATCGGCGAGAAGCTCGAGATCCGCCGCGTGGTCAGCTACGACGGCCCGGTGGCCGTGTACCTGCACAAGCGCTCCGCCGACCTGCCGCCCGCCGTCGGCGTGCTGGTGGAGTACACCGGCGACTCCGAGGAGGCCGCGCAGGCCGCCCACGGTGCCGCGATGCAGGTCGCCGCGATGCGCCCGCGCTACGTCACCCGCGACGAGGTTCCCGAGGACATCGTCGCCGCCGAGCGTCGCATCGCCGAGGAGACCGCCCGCGAGGAGGGCAAGCCCGAGCAGGCCATGCCCAAGATCATCGAGGGTCGCGTCAACGGCTTCTTCAAGGACACCGTGCTCCTGGAGCAGGCGTCCGTGCAGGAGTCGAAGAAGACGGTGAAGGCCGTGCTGGACGCCGCAGGTGCCACCATCACGCGTTTCTCCCGCTTCGAGGTTGGTCAGGCCTGA